Proteins from one Acidobacteriota bacterium genomic window:
- a CDS encoding radical SAM protein, producing MPPTFTSILFSVTEACHVGCSHCGFIGSTRDRDVDANELREWVANACAYGIPKIIFTGGEPFERFEVLRDAVATAAAWSVEIGVFTSSFWGSSFDAAATLLDKLSGLTHLYLSSDRFHQRRVPLAFVCNVIDAALKREIKDISICITYTHEEERLETQQQFASYGERLMFHFDRVIPTQFLSPIVLKNQSRGIGTAPSEYGCSCYLGTPIVNPNGDVFSCHAGKAAAHADMQTLPYYLGNLRGASFEALMRMSERRWDYQFLRTHGPKGVAQLFSIYPDLASAVGRQEFTNGCDMCFSVLRNREGRAALGHHVSKASVQDSINQRLVISLGEEPIEGEGPNSTKGEANATKRKECYPNGCA from the coding sequence ATGCCACCCACATTCACGTCGATTCTTTTCAGTGTCACAGAGGCGTGCCACGTTGGCTGCAGTCATTGCGGTTTTATCGGATCAACACGGGATCGCGATGTCGATGCGAACGAGCTGCGCGAGTGGGTTGCTAATGCATGCGCCTACGGGATCCCGAAGATTATTTTCACGGGAGGAGAGCCGTTCGAGAGGTTCGAGGTCCTTCGGGATGCTGTCGCCACGGCCGCAGCTTGGAGCGTGGAAATCGGAGTGTTCACGAGCTCCTTCTGGGGGTCTTCATTCGACGCGGCTGCGACGCTGTTGGACAAGCTTTCAGGACTGACCCATCTCTACTTGAGTTCCGACCGCTTCCACCAGCGACGCGTCCCACTTGCGTTCGTCTGCAATGTCATTGATGCAGCGCTCAAACGCGAGATCAAGGACATCAGTATCTGTATTACCTATACGCACGAGGAAGAACGCTTGGAGACCCAACAGCAGTTCGCCTCATACGGTGAGCGCCTGATGTTTCATTTCGACCGCGTAATACCAACCCAGTTCCTCTCTCCGATCGTGCTTAAGAACCAGAGTCGTGGTATCGGTACAGCACCCTCAGAATATGGCTGTAGCTGTTACCTCGGCACACCGATTGTCAATCCTAACGGAGACGTTTTCTCGTGCCACGCTGGCAAAGCTGCTGCGCATGCAGACATGCAGACTTTGCCTTACTACTTGGGAAATCTGCGCGGGGCTTCGTTCGAAGCACTTATGAGAATGTCAGAGCGACGGTGGGATTACCAATTCCTTCGGACGCATGGACCCAAGGGGGTAGCACAACTGTTTTCAATCTATCCAGACCTGGCCTCGGCGGTGGGGCGCCAGGAATTCACCAATGGCTGCGACATGTGCTTTTCGGTTCTGCGCAATCGTGAAGGGAGGGCAGCGTTGGGACATCACGTTTCCAAGGCTTCAGTCCAAGACAGTATCAATCAGCGTCTCGTTATCAGCCTAGGGGAAGAACCGATTGAAGGTGAAGGACCAAATTCAACTAAAGGAGAAGCGAATGCCACTAAGCGTAAAGAATGCTATCCGAATGGCTGCGCATGA
- a CDS encoding polysaccharide pyruvyl transferase family protein: protein MQIALWNSSGLNNIGDRLIDEVTRSQIALRLPSANFRTYSPWPNPANRTELLLIDRDGRWSEEGSADAIVIGGGAVLIGPPFRHPGLQTFFLGASPALFKDTCPIIWNAVCSDTEFQAALYPTYAAYVCNAAKRVNWRTVRNKRTLEHLRNCGVPGNVTVVPDPVVLLKKPDKKRESGRGLSSVGVIVARSEFPKSFIQEMVETAKLHEQCCSDELYRPFIASGQIDSSEDANTWAQAIFHVRKTRSVEIAGFENMYDDHLLAASVARRIAEEPRIFTNSHAQEAIEWMRSKDCIVAGRLHHCILALVAGSVPIAIDMNFDPICETSKLKEFADASLSPSSYIDWQHLTAQTDRLSNHIEGCVQWASLVADSHSDLYRAANEHFDQLAEILVG from the coding sequence ATGCAGATTGCGCTGTGGAACTCGAGCGGACTAAATAACATCGGCGATCGGTTGATCGATGAAGTGACACGATCACAAATCGCGCTGCGACTCCCTTCAGCCAATTTTCGAACCTACAGCCCATGGCCGAACCCCGCCAATAGGACAGAATTACTGCTGATCGATCGGGACGGAAGATGGTCGGAGGAAGGGAGCGCCGATGCGATTGTGATCGGCGGTGGAGCGGTGCTTATCGGACCGCCCTTTAGGCATCCAGGGCTGCAAACATTCTTCTTGGGCGCTAGCCCTGCACTCTTCAAGGATACATGTCCGATAATTTGGAACGCAGTCTGCTCCGATACTGAATTCCAGGCAGCTCTGTACCCCACGTACGCTGCGTACGTTTGTAATGCTGCGAAGAGGGTAAACTGGCGAACGGTCCGAAATAAGCGCACCTTGGAACATCTGCGAAATTGCGGCGTTCCTGGGAACGTTACGGTAGTCCCCGATCCCGTCGTTTTACTCAAGAAACCAGACAAAAAGCGGGAGTCAGGGCGTGGCCTTTCCAGTGTTGGGGTCATTGTTGCGCGATCAGAATTTCCGAAATCATTCATCCAAGAAATGGTCGAGACTGCAAAACTGCACGAGCAATGTTGTAGTGATGAACTTTATCGTCCATTCATTGCTTCTGGTCAAATCGATTCGAGCGAAGATGCGAACACTTGGGCACAAGCGATCTTTCACGTTCGAAAGACCCGTTCAGTTGAAATAGCCGGGTTTGAAAACATGTACGACGACCACCTCTTGGCTGCGAGTGTCGCTCGGCGAATAGCCGAGGAGCCGCGGATCTTTACTAATTCTCACGCCCAAGAGGCAATCGAGTGGATGCGAAGCAAAGACTGTATCGTTGCAGGCAGACTGCATCATTGCATACTGGCACTTGTCGCCGGCAGTGTCCCCATAGCAATTGACATGAATTTCGACCCGATCTGTGAGACGAGTAAGCTGAAAGAATTCGCCGATGCTTCACTGTCCCCATCCTCGTATATCGATTGGCAACATTTGACCGCACAGACGGATCGTCTCTCGAATCACATTGAAGGATGTGTACAGTGGGCAAGCCTGGTAGCAGATAGCCATTCGGATCTTTATCGTGCCGCAAACGAACACTTTGATCAGTTGGCGGAGATTCTCGTAGGTTAG
- a CDS encoding sugar phosphate nucleotidyltransferase, which yields MALTRMGSNGNMRRQFVGIVPAAGLGMRLRPFRYPKELLPVLFTPESANNSDTSTRPMLAAEYSLLAMQGAGIHRVLVIVADWKLEIVRCLGSGKALGVELAYINQEEPRGLADAVNSSFAWIIDESVCLCLPDSVFQPVTAVKSLCSYIDETKADLALGVFPTTEPQHLGPVSFAADGAVEEVLEKPVSGTLRNTWGIAVWRPRFSRFLNDTLAGDCCCEISLGEVFNRAVKAGLDVRALYFPDGRYLDIGRMNTLTSLFVDISPGSLITI from the coding sequence ATGGCGCTCACCCGGATGGGTAGCAACGGCAACATGCGAAGACAGTTCGTTGGGATAGTTCCTGCTGCGGGTCTAGGCATGCGTCTCCGGCCGTTTAGGTACCCCAAAGAATTGCTGCCGGTGTTGTTCACTCCTGAGTCGGCGAACAACTCTGATACCTCGACCCGCCCCATGCTCGCGGCGGAATACTCCCTGCTTGCGATGCAGGGGGCGGGAATTCATCGCGTTCTTGTGATCGTCGCTGATTGGAAACTGGAGATTGTGAGGTGTCTCGGAAGCGGAAAAGCTCTCGGAGTGGAACTCGCATACATCAATCAAGAAGAGCCCAGAGGTTTGGCAGACGCCGTTAATTCTTCGTTTGCTTGGATCATTGATGAGAGCGTGTGCCTATGCCTTCCAGACAGTGTGTTTCAACCAGTTACGGCTGTTAAGTCACTCTGTTCTTATATCGACGAAACTAAAGCGGACCTGGCCCTTGGGGTTTTTCCAACAACGGAACCTCAACACCTTGGACCTGTTAGCTTCGCCGCGGACGGCGCAGTAGAGGAGGTCCTCGAGAAACCGGTGAGCGGGACCCTGCGGAACACATGGGGCATTGCAGTATGGCGTCCCCGATTCTCCCGATTCTTGAATGACACCCTAGCAGGTGACTGTTGCTGTGAAATCTCGCTGGGAGAGGTCTTCAATCGAGCAGTCAAGGCAGGTTTAGACGTGAGGGCCCTCTATTTCCCTGACGGAAGGTATCTCGACATCGGGCGGATGAATACGCTGACATCCTTGTTCGTCGATATAAGTCCAGGTTCACTCATAACGATATGA
- a CDS encoding DUF6365 family protein, protein MKRKRHLILALSRGGWGETAFGIRLADDLYANGEEPVFIVHTSGRRLLCGRPFVAEEVADNIEHLLELLIASYLEEGRWSSIILADFFTADGVLRRAGVDPMFLQAYGIPIVAIDTWNLSTSNRPIDLFLDKERDVADWIQTVNCRLVPVPIVSPAISDSGVCHFLPQPSRTTNRVRQHVRENLGLKRLDLAILFCTASWQQTTYDDQHGDRLAEAVPNLLMQYVSQLGSQVHLIHVGPRPVAVDRKMEARYHWLGHLPAAQFDPLLGSVDLLLSANVSGTTVIKAIVSGLPVVVVENSFTAGSQLSTFPFALSENTETWLRDAQPLYPFRLWPLGFYKFLAPILDGNPFQTTVNTVELLDEVGFGSACRELLFDRGARERTTMAQEKYIAEVSGLPTPLQVLRQASIVH, encoded by the coding sequence ATGAAGCGAAAGCGACACTTGATTCTTGCCCTGAGCCGGGGCGGGTGGGGTGAGACCGCCTTCGGTATAAGGCTTGCAGATGATTTGTATGCGAATGGGGAGGAACCGGTCTTTATCGTGCACACGTCCGGCAGAAGACTTCTATGCGGAAGGCCATTCGTCGCTGAAGAAGTAGCGGATAACATCGAGCATCTACTAGAACTCCTAATCGCAAGCTACCTCGAGGAAGGGCGATGGAGTTCGATCATTCTGGCAGATTTCTTTACCGCAGACGGCGTGTTGCGACGCGCCGGGGTTGATCCCATGTTCCTGCAGGCATATGGAATCCCGATCGTAGCTATCGATACTTGGAACCTCAGTACTTCCAATCGCCCAATCGACCTCTTTCTCGACAAGGAAAGAGATGTCGCTGATTGGATTCAGACTGTGAATTGCCGTCTTGTACCGGTGCCGATTGTGAGCCCGGCCATTTCAGATTCAGGTGTATGTCACTTTCTTCCGCAGCCAAGTCGAACGACTAACCGCGTTCGCCAACATGTTCGTGAGAACCTCGGCTTGAAAAGGCTTGATCTAGCCATCCTGTTCTGCACCGCAAGTTGGCAGCAGACCACATATGATGATCAGCATGGAGATCGACTTGCGGAAGCGGTACCAAATTTACTTATGCAGTATGTTTCCCAACTAGGTAGCCAGGTCCACCTGATACACGTGGGACCGAGACCAGTTGCGGTGGATAGGAAGATGGAGGCACGTTATCACTGGCTCGGTCATCTGCCAGCGGCTCAATTCGATCCCTTGCTTGGCAGCGTGGATCTTTTGCTTTCCGCTAATGTCTCAGGGACCACGGTCATCAAGGCAATTGTCTCTGGATTGCCTGTAGTGGTGGTCGAGAATTCGTTTACTGCCGGCTCTCAACTATCGACATTCCCATTCGCTCTTTCTGAGAATACCGAAACCTGGCTACGGGATGCGCAGCCACTCTATCCGTTTCGCCTCTGGCCGCTTGGATTCTATAAGTTCCTGGCACCCATTCTCGATGGCAATCCATTCCAGACAACAGTCAATACAGTTGAACTGCTAGATGAGGTCGGCTTTGGATCCGCTTGTCGCGAGCTTTTATTCGACCGGGGTGCGCGGGAGCGCACCACCATGGCCCAAGAAAAATACATTGCGGAGGTTTCTGGGTTGCCCACGCCTCTACAAGTCCTACGACAGGCGTCTATCGTTCATTGA
- a CDS encoding radical SAM protein → MASPLYSANTIDFELVKRFLKDNAGAGFMSVNLHGGEATIHPQFIETLELINELGYPEIHLQTNGIKLARPEFASSLVGLRVTLFIVSLHGSTADTHDSQTRSLGGFSQTIAGIQNVKRFGARVRTNTVVTRTNVEELGSITRLACDLGVDHLNYSNLHPVGSAVFAVNQLAPPFELIRQHLYPAIDYAVSCRRKVTLEGFPLCTVKAKVEFHLERERREIKMLMRGVEIDNYDEFMNDTCRVYGLPCSNCSHRRPCGGVYPEYVQIRGWSEFTPFASVEKNADCAVELERTK, encoded by the coding sequence GTGGCTTCCCCTTTGTACTCGGCGAACACAATCGACTTTGAGCTAGTGAAGCGATTTCTAAAGGATAACGCAGGTGCCGGTTTCATGTCCGTCAACCTACATGGTGGAGAGGCCACTATACATCCTCAATTCATCGAGACCTTGGAACTCATCAATGAGCTTGGATATCCCGAGATCCACCTACAAACAAACGGAATAAAACTTGCACGTCCCGAGTTTGCCAGTTCACTGGTTGGACTGCGAGTCACTTTGTTTATTGTTTCGCTGCATGGATCCACTGCGGACACTCACGACTCCCAAACCCGGTCTCTCGGAGGCTTTAGCCAGACTATTGCCGGTATTCAAAATGTAAAGAGGTTTGGCGCAAGAGTGCGAACAAATACCGTAGTAACGAGAACGAATGTCGAGGAACTGGGGTCAATCACGCGGTTGGCCTGCGACCTCGGTGTAGATCACCTCAACTATTCCAACCTACACCCTGTGGGAAGTGCGGTCTTCGCGGTGAATCAGCTCGCTCCGCCATTTGAATTGATTCGCCAGCACCTCTACCCGGCAATTGACTATGCAGTCTCATGTCGCCGAAAGGTAACGTTAGAAGGTTTCCCGCTGTGTACGGTGAAGGCGAAGGTTGAGTTTCATCTGGAGCGCGAACGCAGAGAAATCAAGATGTTGATGAGAGGAGTCGAGATCGACAACTACGATGAATTCATGAACGACACATGTCGAGTATATGGCTTGCCATGTAGCAATTGTTCACACCGAAGGCCCTGCGGGGGCGTGTATCCCGAATACGTGCAGATTCGAGGCTGGTCCGAATTTACTCCTTTTGCGTCCGTTGAAAAGAATGCAGATTGCGCTGTGGAACTCGAGCGGACTAAATAA